In Mongoliitalea daihaiensis, one DNA window encodes the following:
- the sdaAB gene encoding L-serine ammonia-lyase, iron-sulfur-dependent subunit beta yields MGSKSSVFDMIGPVMIGPSSSHTAGVVRIARAAIRVLGGSPDSAVITFYNSFARTYEGHGSDKAILGGLMDFKTDDPHIKEAFEIIKEKGIQYSFKSIGNASVYHPNTIKLILTKGTKTVEVIGESLGGGLINIAEVDGFNANFTAQSHTLIIKAQDVAGAIAFISNIIAQEKSNIATMSVSRKGKNDLACHVIEMDSGIRATTIDYLKTIPWIQDLIYIPDIDL; encoded by the coding sequence ATGGGTTCAAAAAGTAGTGTATTTGACATGATCGGACCAGTGATGATCGGACCATCTTCTTCACATACTGCGGGAGTAGTTCGTATTGCACGGGCGGCTATCCGTGTCTTAGGAGGCAGTCCTGATTCAGCTGTCATTACCTTTTACAATTCATTTGCAAGAACCTACGAGGGACATGGTAGTGACAAGGCTATTTTGGGTGGCTTAATGGATTTCAAGACAGATGATCCTCATATCAAGGAAGCTTTTGAAATCATCAAAGAAAAAGGCATTCAATACAGCTTCAAGTCTATTGGAAATGCATCTGTTTATCATCCAAATACCATCAAACTGATACTAACCAAGGGTACTAAAACTGTGGAGGTAATCGGAGAAAGCTTGGGGGGAGGATTAATCAATATTGCAGAAGTTGACGGTTTCAATGCCAATTTCACTGCCCAATCTCATACATTAATCATCAAAGCTCAAGATGTAGCTGGGGCCATTGCTTTTATTTCAAATATCATTGCCCAAGAAAAATCAAACATCGCAACCATGTCAGTATCCAGAAAAGGAAAAAATGATTTGGCATGCCATGTAATAGAAATGGATTCAGGTATTCGTGCCACCACCATCGATTACTTAAAAACCATCCCTTGGATACAAGATTTAATTTATATTCCTGATATAGACCTTTAA
- a CDS encoding aminotransferase class IV, with amino-acid sequence MTDFSTLLFLKKTDHLWEASEEFLHNRAFLFGDGLFETMVFTRGKILDFELHRVRLLHGMHILGLDPEIISTQEELERSIFSHLSSSQILRVRWNVFRGGLGKYTPETDKVLETLQIQPFHYPPRIKKTAMISAKFRVYPQVWSNCKTSNALLYVLANQERQQYQQDDVILLDYRGNVSEAGAANLFWKKDGVYYTPSLSTHCIAGIGRSKIMQCLRNFSIPLIEGEFSVQDLLTAEKVFTSNVTGLSYIECIEGHCFNTESEELLDALFNPAREI; translated from the coding sequence ATGACCGATTTCAGTACACTTTTATTCTTGAAAAAGACCGACCATCTGTGGGAAGCTAGTGAGGAATTTTTGCATAACAGAGCATTTTTATTTGGGGATGGGTTGTTTGAAACTATGGTATTTACCCGTGGGAAAATACTTGATTTTGAATTGCATCGAGTACGATTATTACATGGCATGCATATATTGGGTTTGGATCCTGAAATAATTAGTACTCAGGAAGAGCTGGAGAGGTCAATTTTTTCTCATCTTTCATCGAGCCAAATCCTTCGCGTTCGTTGGAATGTTTTTAGGGGAGGGTTGGGTAAATATACCCCTGAAACTGATAAAGTTTTGGAAACTCTGCAAATTCAGCCATTCCACTATCCGCCAAGGATCAAAAAAACTGCGATGATATCTGCCAAATTTAGAGTTTACCCTCAAGTATGGTCCAATTGTAAAACCAGCAATGCATTACTTTATGTCTTAGCCAATCAGGAGCGCCAACAATACCAACAGGATGATGTGATATTGTTAGATTATAGAGGAAATGTTTCAGAAGCTGGAGCAGCCAACCTATTCTGGAAAAAAGATGGGGTATACTACACACCATCACTTTCTACGCATTGCATTGCAGGCATAGGTCGGTCTAAAATTATGCAGTGCTTACGAAACTTTTCGATCCCTCTAATTGAAGGAGAGTTTTCAGTTCAAGACCTATTGACAGCCGAAAAGGTTTTCACTTCAAATGTCACTGGACTGAGTTACATTGAATGTATCGAAGGGCATTGTTTCAATACTGAATCGGAAGAACTTTTGGATGCATTATTTAACCCAGCTAGGGAAATCTAA
- a CDS encoding thymidylate synthase yields MKQYHDLMQHILDHGVKKEDRTGTGTISVFGYQMRFNLQDGFPLVTTKKLHLRSIIHELLWFLKGDTNIAYLKENKVSIWDEWADENGDLGPVYGYQWRHWPDGKGGEIDQIKNLIHQIKTKPDSRRHIVSAWNVANVDQMALPPCHTLFQFYVAEGKLSCQLYQRSADVFLGVPFNIASYALFTLMIAQVCDLEPGEFVHTFGDAHLYSNHLEQAHLQLSRDFRPLPTIQINPAVKDIFEFTFEDFELLNYDPHPHIKAAVAI; encoded by the coding sequence ATGAAACAGTACCACGACCTGATGCAGCATATTTTGGACCACGGTGTCAAAAAAGAAGACCGGACAGGTACCGGTACCATCAGTGTGTTTGGATACCAAATGCGATTCAATTTGCAAGATGGATTCCCTCTCGTGACGACTAAAAAATTGCACCTACGATCCATCATCCATGAATTGCTCTGGTTTTTAAAAGGGGATACCAACATTGCTTATTTGAAAGAAAATAAGGTCAGCATTTGGGACGAGTGGGCAGACGAAAATGGAGATTTAGGCCCTGTCTATGGATACCAATGGAGACATTGGCCAGATGGAAAAGGTGGTGAAATTGATCAAATCAAAAACCTGATCCATCAAATAAAGACGAAACCTGATAGTAGAAGACATATTGTAAGCGCTTGGAATGTTGCCAATGTAGATCAAATGGCTTTGCCACCTTGCCATACTTTATTCCAATTTTATGTAGCAGAAGGGAAACTTTCCTGCCAATTGTATCAGAGAAGTGCCGATGTGTTTTTAGGAGTTCCTTTTAACATTGCTTCCTACGCTCTTTTTACATTGATGATTGCACAAGTATGTGATCTGGAGCCAGGAGAATTTGTCCATACTTTTGGTGACGCGCATTTATACAGTAATCACCTCGAACAAGCGCATCTCCAATTAAGTAGAGATTTCCGACCCCTTCCAACTATTCAAATCAATCCGGCAGTAAAAGATATTTTCGAATTCACTTTTGAAGATTTTGAATTGCTTAATTACGATCCACATCCTCATATAAAGGCGGCTGTTGCTATTTAG
- a CDS encoding efflux RND transporter permease subunit encodes MNFTKKQSYLGLIIAFLLTLSFIGFQPQVRFDYDFESFFPQESEELQFYLEHRLTFENDNDYLLIAINHKEGIFRQDFLQKVVSFQDQLQNLEKVEGVQSLLTAKQPIISPFGVRMNRVLDPLDSARYLKQVESIKKSSIWEGFYTPDEQFLLLVLQNEQRIEKEAGDDLYEEIRQLIEIANFDRVETAGKIKAQGAFVTLLQEEFSFFLGVGIILIVTILFILFRSIWGVVIPLVVIALGIGWTLAWMLLMGKPLDVMTVMQPIILSVIGLAGLVHFLNYYLTYVRDGKSHEQAVQAAFSGLILAVFLTSLTTSLGFLSLYFTQIPTLSYFGLYTGLGVGWMFLSMILITPGLLYLLPPLPVKDRPQIIVFWRKSMRKFFLWVISYKKSIPLVFGAITLISIIGLSQLKVNGYILDNLPEGNALMESFLFFDQSFGGSKPLEIALTKGSSVNSLIELEVLKEIENLELFLAETYDAGAIISPLSLVKTVHQGLNNGNERAFTIPSKGQLKKVQQMMPSMLENSPIPMVTEDLQKGRLSARTADMGSLKSKQLNEELINYVDKHISPEILIVHLTGTSHLIDISHEAVSQQLAKGLFTAFLLVAFIAGVLFRSWRIGLIVLIPNLIPLLWLTGMMWIFGIDFKLTTAIVFTVAFGIAVDDSIHFMTKFYLELKKGSSMLYALKRSFLETGKAIILTTLILVAGFGVLVLSQFGVTFYAGLLIGSALIFALLADLILLPVMLLNLRKSWISLEGKAYS; translated from the coding sequence ATGAATTTCACAAAAAAGCAGTCCTACTTGGGGCTAATAATAGCCTTTCTACTGACCCTTTCCTTTATAGGTTTTCAACCACAGGTGCGTTTTGACTATGATTTCGAGAGTTTTTTTCCGCAGGAAAGTGAAGAATTACAGTTTTATTTGGAACACCGGCTAACGTTTGAAAATGATAATGACTATCTACTGATTGCTATCAATCACAAAGAAGGGATTTTTCGGCAGGATTTTTTGCAAAAGGTAGTAAGTTTCCAAGATCAGTTACAAAACTTGGAAAAAGTTGAGGGGGTGCAATCTTTATTGACCGCCAAGCAGCCGATTATCAGCCCTTTTGGGGTTAGGATGAATCGAGTATTAGACCCTTTAGATTCTGCTAGGTATTTGAAACAGGTGGAGTCTATTAAAAAAAGTTCTATTTGGGAAGGCTTTTATACTCCTGATGAACAGTTTTTACTGCTAGTCTTGCAAAATGAGCAACGTATTGAAAAAGAAGCGGGAGATGATTTGTATGAAGAAATTCGTCAATTGATAGAAATTGCCAATTTTGATAGGGTAGAGACCGCAGGGAAAATAAAGGCTCAAGGAGCTTTCGTAACCTTATTGCAAGAGGAGTTCTCATTCTTTTTGGGAGTTGGGATTATATTGATCGTGACCATTCTGTTTATCTTATTCCGATCCATTTGGGGAGTCGTAATTCCTTTGGTTGTCATTGCTTTGGGTATTGGTTGGACATTGGCTTGGATGTTATTGATGGGTAAGCCTTTGGATGTGATGACAGTGATGCAACCGATTATTTTATCGGTTATTGGTTTAGCAGGTCTTGTTCATTTTCTCAACTACTATTTGACATATGTTCGAGATGGAAAATCCCATGAACAAGCTGTTCAGGCTGCTTTTTCTGGACTGATTTTGGCGGTTTTTCTTACAAGTCTGACTACTTCTCTTGGTTTTTTGTCTTTGTATTTCACTCAAATTCCTACTCTTAGCTATTTTGGTTTGTATACTGGATTAGGAGTTGGTTGGATGTTTTTATCCATGATCTTGATCACCCCAGGGCTTTTGTATTTACTCCCTCCATTACCGGTCAAAGATCGGCCACAGATAATCGTTTTTTGGAGAAAGTCTATGCGGAAATTCTTTTTATGGGTGATTTCGTATAAAAAAAGTATTCCGTTAGTTTTTGGTGCAATTACCCTGATATCCATTATTGGATTGAGCCAATTAAAAGTCAATGGATATATCTTGGATAACCTTCCTGAAGGTAATGCACTCATGGAATCTTTTTTATTTTTTGATCAATCCTTTGGGGGAAGTAAGCCCTTAGAAATTGCACTCACCAAGGGAAGTTCGGTCAATTCATTGATTGAACTGGAAGTTTTAAAGGAGATTGAGAATTTAGAATTATTTTTAGCAGAAACCTACGATGCAGGCGCTATCATTTCACCTCTGAGTTTGGTAAAAACTGTCCATCAAGGCTTAAACAATGGGAATGAGCGAGCCTTTACTATTCCCTCCAAGGGTCAATTGAAGAAGGTGCAGCAGATGATGCCTTCGATGCTTGAAAACAGTCCTATTCCGATGGTGACAGAGGATTTGCAAAAAGGAAGATTGAGCGCAAGGACAGCAGATATGGGTAGTTTGAAGTCCAAACAGCTGAATGAGGAATTGATCAATTATGTGGACAAGCATATTTCGCCAGAGATTTTGATAGTACATTTGACTGGAACATCTCACTTAATTGATATTAGCCATGAAGCCGTGAGTCAACAATTAGCGAAAGGCTTATTTACAGCTTTTTTGTTGGTAGCATTCATTGCTGGTGTTTTATTCCGATCTTGGAGGATTGGCTTGATTGTGTTGATTCCAAATCTCATTCCTTTACTATGGTTGACTGGTATGATGTGGATATTTGGAATTGATTTTAAATTAACTACCGCCATTGTATTTACGGTTGCTTTTGGGATTGCCGTGGATGATAGCATACATTTTATGACCAAATTTTATCTGGAGCTGAAGAAAGGTTCTTCTATGTTATACGCTTTGAAAAGATCATTTTTGGAAACAGGCAAAGCGATTATTCTTACTACGTTGATCTTGGTGGCTGGATTCGGGGTATTAGTCCTCAGTCAATTTGGGGTTACATTTTACGCTGGTTTGCTTATTGGTTCGGCGCTGATATTTGCCTTACTGGCAGACCTTATATTATTGCCTGTGATGTTATTGAATTTACGCAAGTCTTGGATTTCGCTTGAAGGGAAAGCCTATTCCTGA
- a CDS encoding endonuclease/exonuclease/phosphatase family protein yields MIRFIVSLFFLVSLALFYSVYISPEYFPYIGLLTLTNPLLLCINAFIFISLVFAKRKLAILPFIALIAGWKYVGTTFQYNIPTPIEDRISVLSYNVHMFNYHHQKSSATLNSENLVKWIQDNPSDIKCFQEFYQDFTTPSKNHLKQLATEAGYEYSYQINEGNVKKRSYGMAILSKYPIVNDGKVFENRRNNGVIFADIKIDKDTIRVYNAHLESMSIDKDNLNNLEGIKENYRETLRKLKNGQVIRASQLDILKEHMDNCPYPTILVGDFNDVPYSYTYFFLRKNLDNAFEKAGRGFGFTYNRVLFFLRIDNIFFDPSFQISDFKTHREVDYSDHYPISATFEKPFFLPHQNDQE; encoded by the coding sequence ATGATTAGGTTTATTGTCAGCTTATTTTTCTTGGTTTCTTTAGCTCTCTTTTACAGTGTTTATATATCCCCTGAATATTTCCCATACATTGGCTTACTTACGCTCACTAATCCCCTACTCCTCTGTATAAATGCTTTCATTTTCATTAGCTTGGTTTTTGCTAAACGCAAACTAGCCATTCTCCCATTCATTGCCTTGATTGCAGGATGGAAATACGTTGGAACAACTTTTCAATACAACATCCCCACTCCAATTGAAGACCGTATTTCTGTATTGAGCTATAATGTTCATATGTTTAACTACCATCATCAAAAATCAAGCGCAACTCTCAACAGTGAGAATTTAGTCAAATGGATTCAAGATAACCCATCTGATATCAAATGCTTTCAGGAATTTTATCAAGATTTCACTACCCCCTCCAAAAATCACCTCAAACAACTGGCAACCGAGGCAGGCTATGAATACAGCTATCAAATCAATGAGGGTAATGTTAAGAAAAGATCTTACGGGATGGCGATTTTGAGTAAATATCCCATTGTCAATGACGGTAAAGTATTCGAAAACAGAAGAAATAATGGAGTGATATTTGCCGACATAAAAATAGACAAAGATACCATCCGAGTTTATAATGCTCACTTGGAATCTATGAGTATCGATAAAGACAACCTCAACAACCTGGAAGGAATTAAAGAAAACTATCGAGAGACGTTACGCAAATTAAAAAATGGCCAAGTAATCCGGGCATCTCAATTAGATATATTGAAGGAACATATGGATAATTGTCCTTATCCTACCATTCTGGTAGGGGATTTCAACGACGTTCCCTACTCTTACACATACTTTTTCTTACGTAAAAATTTAGACAACGCATTCGAAAAAGCTGGAAGAGGCTTTGGTTTTACTTACAACAGGGTTCTATTCTTTTTGCGAATTGACAACATTTTCTTCGACCCAAGTTTCCAAATTTCAGATTTCAAAACCCATCGGGAAGTGGACTACTCCGATCATTATCCAATCTCAGCAACCTTTGAAAAACCCTTTTTTCTACCCCACCAAAATGATCAGGAATAG
- the gcvT gene encoding glycine cleavage system aminomethyltransferase GcvT, translating into MEDSIKKIQLNDLHVALGGKMVPFAGYNMPVRYSSDIEEHKTVREGVGVFDVSHMGEFMVTGPHALELIQKVTSNDASKLVNGQAQYSCFPNDKGGIVDDLIVYKFEDQKYMLVVNASNIDKDWAWINQNNTMGAHLKNISDQLSLFAVQGPKAIEAVQSLTSVNLSEVKFYHFTVGEFAGVQDVIISGTGYTGAGGFEIYVKNEHAENVWKAIFEAGKDFNIKPIGLGARDTLRMEMGYCLYGNDINDETSPLEAGLGWITKFTKDFVNSENLKKQKEAGVEKKLVGFILNERGIPRAHYPIVNEAGEVIGEVTSGTQSPSMGVGIGLGYVQTAFSSPGTKIAIAIRNKYIPATVEKLPLYKK; encoded by the coding sequence ATGGAAGATTCAATAAAGAAAATTCAACTCAATGACCTCCATGTGGCTTTGGGGGGTAAGATGGTTCCTTTTGCTGGATACAATATGCCGGTGCGTTATTCTTCAGATATCGAGGAACATAAAACCGTGCGTGAAGGAGTGGGTGTTTTTGATGTTTCCCATATGGGAGAATTCATGGTTACAGGACCCCATGCCTTGGAATTGATCCAAAAAGTCACCTCCAACGATGCATCCAAGCTTGTCAATGGTCAAGCACAATATTCTTGCTTCCCTAATGATAAAGGTGGGATTGTGGATGATTTGATCGTCTACAAATTTGAAGATCAAAAATATATGTTGGTAGTCAATGCCTCCAATATTGATAAAGATTGGGCATGGATTAATCAGAACAATACGATGGGCGCACATCTCAAGAATATTTCCGATCAACTTTCGCTTTTTGCTGTGCAAGGCCCCAAAGCTATTGAGGCTGTTCAATCCTTGACTTCAGTGAATTTATCAGAAGTTAAGTTTTATCACTTTACAGTGGGAGAGTTTGCAGGTGTGCAAGATGTTATCATTTCAGGAACTGGTTACACAGGGGCAGGTGGGTTTGAAATTTATGTGAAAAATGAACACGCAGAAAATGTTTGGAAAGCCATTTTTGAAGCAGGAAAAGACTTTAATATTAAACCAATAGGTTTAGGTGCTCGGGATACCTTGAGAATGGAGATGGGCTATTGTTTATATGGCAATGATATCAACGATGAAACGTCTCCTTTGGAAGCAGGTTTGGGATGGATTACCAAGTTTACCAAAGACTTTGTAAATTCTGAGAATCTCAAAAAACAAAAAGAGGCTGGTGTCGAGAAAAAGTTGGTAGGGTTTATTTTGAATGAGCGTGGAATTCCTAGAGCTCACTATCCAATTGTCAACGAAGCAGGTGAGGTAATAGGTGAGGTGACTTCTGGAACACAATCGCCATCCATGGGTGTAGGCATTGGGTTGGGGTACGTACAGACTGCTTTTTCAAGCCCTGGGACCAAGATAGCAATTGCTATTAGAAACAAATATATTCCTGCTACAGTGGAAAAGCTTCCCCTTTATAAAAAATAA
- a CDS encoding 2-phosphosulfolactate phosphatase, giving the protein MATIETCLSPDLLPLHEVAAKNVVIVDIFRATSTMVAALANGVSSILPIMDLESCRAKASEGYVIAGERNGKTASGFELGNSPLAYTNGQYAGKRIAMTTTNGTVAIEKTASFANQIVLGAFINLESTANYLLEQKEDVLIVCAGWKGKFNLEDSLYAGALAKLLVPRMHTDCDATIAMRSLYESNEHRLKLFLSQAAHSKRLQNHGIEEDIDFCLTLNQYSVVGVVKGGELVVNSEN; this is encoded by the coding sequence ATGGCAACAATTGAAACTTGCTTGAGTCCTGATCTTTTGCCTTTGCATGAAGTAGCAGCAAAGAATGTAGTGATTGTAGATATCTTTCGTGCAACTTCAACCATGGTAGCTGCCTTAGCCAATGGTGTGAGTAGTATTCTACCCATTATGGATTTGGAAAGTTGCAGAGCCAAAGCTTCAGAAGGCTATGTCATAGCTGGTGAGCGAAATGGGAAGACTGCCTCAGGCTTTGAGTTAGGAAATTCGCCTTTGGCCTATACAAATGGGCAGTATGCTGGGAAAAGGATTGCCATGACAACCACTAATGGTACGGTAGCAATTGAGAAAACAGCTTCCTTTGCTAATCAAATTGTTTTGGGAGCTTTCATTAACTTAGAATCTACTGCAAACTATTTATTGGAGCAAAAAGAAGATGTTTTGATAGTATGTGCGGGTTGGAAAGGAAAGTTTAATTTGGAAGATTCTTTGTATGCAGGGGCTTTGGCAAAACTTTTAGTTCCTAGAATGCATACCGATTGCGACGCTACGATTGCAATGCGGAGTTTATACGAATCTAATGAACATAGACTCAAACTTTTTCTCAGTCAGGCAGCCCATTCCAAGCGTCTTCAAAATCACGGAATCGAGGAGGATATCGATTTTTGCCTGACCCTCAATCAGTATTCGGTTGTAGGAGTGGTAAAGGGAGGAGAATTGGTGGTGAACAGTGAAAATTGA
- a CDS encoding M24 family metallopeptidase, with protein sequence MKLLTYVASFSLLLALSSGCQQQVNIEAESVDLPFEGPNPWPEIRKQRIQQLLPEAMQAANVDAWIVICRENNNDPIAKHIGGENAGGTALFLFYLEGNQVVSKVFSPVGEATALAELAIHDEVIPVGRGSSAIRSGAEFIKEKNFNRIAINSSFNELLADGLSYTQRATLEKELGSLASKLISSEELIYEWLAVKLPAEIDIMTKAAELTAQWQLEAYAQVIPGTTTDADVARFLKKKMEQYGVKDGWSPDQNPSVNSGYDRGHSHATEKVIMPGDVIQTDFGIRVWDTWVSDIQRFAYVLRPGETQAPDSVQFYFESSIGGGKAAFDAMKPGVLGYQVDKAQRDWMESRGSLPVMWSTGHPVGYVAHDIGPNLGGGLLPDPSTRPASVKPLKEGMIFAFDGFHAWNLPDGNTKTMSVEEMAVVTKDGAKYLIEPQTELVLIKGK encoded by the coding sequence ATGAAATTACTCACATACGTCGCCTCTTTTTCTTTGCTTTTGGCGCTATCTTCTGGATGTCAGCAGCAAGTAAACATCGAAGCTGAATCAGTAGACCTCCCGTTTGAAGGACCTAATCCTTGGCCTGAGATCAGAAAACAACGTATTCAGCAATTACTTCCAGAAGCTATGCAGGCTGCAAATGTAGATGCTTGGATTGTCATTTGCCGTGAAAACAATAATGACCCCATAGCAAAACATATCGGAGGGGAAAATGCAGGAGGTACTGCTTTGTTTCTTTTTTACCTGGAAGGAAATCAAGTGGTGTCAAAAGTCTTCTCTCCTGTTGGGGAAGCCACTGCTTTAGCAGAATTGGCCATCCATGATGAGGTTATTCCTGTTGGAAGAGGTAGCTCTGCAATCAGGTCAGGGGCTGAGTTTATCAAAGAAAAAAACTTTAACCGCATTGCTATCAATAGTTCATTTAATGAATTATTGGCTGATGGTCTTAGCTATACACAACGAGCAACCTTAGAAAAAGAACTTGGCTCTTTAGCTTCCAAACTCATTTCCTCTGAGGAATTGATCTATGAATGGCTTGCAGTAAAACTACCAGCAGAAATCGACATCATGACCAAAGCCGCTGAACTGACGGCACAATGGCAGTTAGAAGCATATGCACAGGTAATCCCTGGAACAACCACGGATGCAGATGTAGCCCGTTTCTTGAAAAAGAAAATGGAACAATATGGAGTCAAAGATGGTTGGTCTCCCGATCAAAATCCAAGTGTCAACTCTGGATATGACCGCGGACACTCACATGCTACAGAAAAAGTAATCATGCCAGGTGATGTCATTCAGACCGATTTTGGAATCCGGGTTTGGGATACTTGGGTTTCGGATATTCAGCGATTCGCCTATGTACTACGTCCGGGTGAAACGCAAGCTCCTGATTCTGTACAATTTTACTTTGAATCCTCCATTGGGGGAGGAAAAGCAGCTTTTGATGCCATGAAACCAGGAGTATTGGGCTATCAAGTCGATAAAGCACAGCGGGATTGGATGGAATCGAGAGGGTCTCTTCCTGTTATGTGGAGCACAGGACACCCAGTGGGATATGTTGCACATGATATAGGTCCCAATCTAGGTGGGGGATTACTGCCTGATCCAAGTACAAGACCCGCTTCTGTCAAACCTTTGAAAGAAGGAATGATCTTTGCCTTTGATGGTTTCCACGCTTGGAATCTTCCAGATGGAAATACAAAAACCATGTCAGTCGAAGAAATGGCTGTGGTAACTAAAGATGGAGCAAAGTATCTTATTGAACCGCAGACTGAATTGGTGTTGATTAAGGGGAAATAG
- a CDS encoding DUF2911 domain-containing protein, whose amino-acid sequence MKKINLFLTICFVSSSMLLFSCGSEKSAETSETEESSQTEVKATEQRASPLRTIEGSVGSAQATIQYGAPSVKGRVIWGDLVPYNEVWRTGANESTYIDINKDVIVEGETLAAGRYSIFTIPKASGKWTVIFNSEWDLEHGHFQYKEVNDVLRVESSPEWQEESQEQLSIAIESPGIIVRWERLVLPIVIQ is encoded by the coding sequence ATGAAAAAAATAAATCTATTCTTAACCATTTGCTTTGTATCCAGCAGTATGCTGTTGTTTTCATGTGGTTCCGAAAAATCAGCAGAGACATCAGAAACGGAAGAATCTTCCCAAACAGAGGTGAAGGCAACTGAACAAAGAGCTAGTCCACTTCGCACAATTGAAGGTTCCGTAGGGTCTGCTCAAGCAACCATACAGTATGGAGCACCTTCTGTGAAAGGCAGAGTGATCTGGGGCGACTTGGTCCCGTATAATGAAGTTTGGAGAACCGGAGCCAATGAGTCCACTTATATTGATATCAATAAAGATGTTATAGTAGAAGGGGAGACCTTAGCAGCCGGAAGATATTCTATCTTCACAATTCCGAAAGCATCCGGCAAGTGGACTGTGATTTTTAATTCCGAATGGGATCTAGAACATGGACATTTTCAATACAAAGAAGTAAATGACGTTTTGAGAGTAGAATCCTCTCCTGAATGGCAAGAAGAAAGTCAAGAACAATTAAGTATTGCCATTGAGTCTCCTGGAATCATCGTCAGATGGGAGCGGTTAGTACTACCAATCGTTATTCAGTAA